In one Bacteroidota bacterium genomic region, the following are encoded:
- a CDS encoding Fic family protein — translation MSEETTSPTGTYRSLTAGGETVRAFIPDPLPPELELGSADYDLMERANRALGRLDGISTLLPDRELFLYLYVRKEAVLSSQIEGTQSSLSDLLLFEDDRTPGVPLDDVREVSNYVAALNHGLERLRSGFPLSLRLIREIHGVLLQDGRGADKTPGEFRRSQVWLGGSRPGTARFVPPPVSEVMVCLDRFEHYLYEPGTPVLIKAALAHVQFETIHPFLDGNGRVGRLLITFLLCAEDVLAEPLLYLSLYFKTHRDEYYERLQRVRTHGEWEAWLRFFLRGVQETSKQAVDTARDILALFERDRARIREGTGGAASSTLRVHEVLQRQPLLTIKEAARRSSLSQPTARVALDHMARLGITREVTGGSYRMTYLYSPYLAILERGTEPL, via the coding sequence ATGTCCGAAGAGACCACATCGCCGACCGGCACCTACCGTTCGCTCACGGCTGGCGGGGAGACGGTGCGCGCGTTTATTCCCGACCCGCTCCCGCCTGAGCTCGAACTCGGATCAGCGGACTATGACCTGATGGAGCGTGCCAACCGCGCTCTGGGACGCCTCGACGGTATCTCAACCCTACTCCCTGATCGCGAGCTGTTCCTCTACCTTTACGTTCGCAAGGAAGCCGTCCTGTCCTCACAGATTGAAGGGACTCAGTCGTCGCTGAGCGACCTGCTGCTCTTCGAAGATGATCGCACGCCCGGCGTCCCGCTGGATGACGTTCGGGAGGTCTCCAACTACGTCGCCGCGCTGAATCATGGGCTGGAGCGGCTGCGAAGCGGCTTTCCGCTCTCGCTCCGGTTGATCCGGGAGATCCACGGCGTGTTGCTCCAGGACGGTCGCGGCGCAGACAAGACACCTGGCGAATTTCGACGCTCGCAGGTCTGGCTCGGCGGAAGCCGCCCAGGCACAGCCCGCTTCGTCCCGCCGCCTGTCAGCGAGGTCATGGTGTGCCTCGATCGCTTCGAGCATTACCTCTATGAGCCGGGTACGCCGGTCCTCATCAAGGCGGCGCTCGCGCACGTCCAGTTCGAGACGATCCACCCGTTCCTCGACGGTAACGGGCGCGTCGGTCGGCTCCTCATCACGTTTCTGCTCTGCGCCGAGGACGTGCTCGCTGAGCCGCTGCTTTACCTCTCCCTCTACTTCAAGACCCACCGCGACGAATACTATGAGCGCCTCCAGCGCGTCCGCACGCATGGCGAGTGGGAGGCATGGCTGCGGTTCTTCCTGCGGGGCGTACAGGAAACCTCGAAACAGGCCGTCGATACCGCGCGCGACATCCTCGCGCTCTTCGAGCGGGACCGCGCTCGCATTCGCGAAGGGACAGGTGGCGCGGCTAGCTCTACCCTCCGCGTTCATGAGGTGCTGCAGCGTCAACCTCTGCTCACCATCAAGGAGGCAGCACGTCGGAGTAGCCTCTCTCAACCGACGGCACGGGTCGCGCTCGATCATATGGCTCGGCTCGGCATCACCCGCGAGGTCACGGGCGGCTCGTATCGGATGACGTATCTCTATAGCCCGTACCTCGCCATCCTGGAACGCGGCACGGAACCGCTGTGA
- a CDS encoding glutamine synthetase III, translating to MPATSTAVSKNGKAALDIPSIFGERSFGLTQMKARLPKSVYKRVVATVEKGEPLDATVADAIALAMKEWAVEHGATHYTHWFQPLTGRTAEKHDSFVTPNQGGGAIAEFSGKELFQGEPDASSFPSGGLRATFEARGYTAYDPTSFAFIVEHNGVGTLCIPTAFTSWTGEALDHKIPLLRSMEALNKQATRALGILGDKVGRVYSTCGSEQEYFLIAEGFYEQRPDLMTAGRTLVGAKPPRGQELDDHYFGSIPERVMTFMNAVEEQLYRLGVPVKTRHNEVAPGQYEIAPIFEDTNVAADHQQVMMMTLQRTAKRMGMACLLHEKPFAGINGSGKHCNFSMATDTGLNLLEPGDTPHDNIVFLFFCTAVIQAVHKHQDLLRISIATAANDHRLGANEAPPAIISIFLGDQLTDVYEQIAESGKATESKQSGFLGLGTPVLPELPRHAGDRNRTSPFAFTGNKFEFRAVGSSQSISFPLTVLNTIVAEAIEDLATKLKDTLGKKKSKKALEAALQAVIAESIAEHMPVIFNGDGYSDAWHKEAEEERGLLNLRTTPDALDQMMAEKNVAVFSTYDVLSEAELASRHEVFSEQYAITLNIEAATTLNIAKTMVLPAAISYLKDLVETMDEAGDGLKLDGMAAIAKDVNTAINTLQKASTALKRAIAGAHKAKDESRYMVTKVVPAMAKVRAACDELEGEVPYDLWPLPTYREMLFVK from the coding sequence ATGCCCGCCACCTCCACCGCCGTCTCGAAAAACGGCAAAGCCGCCCTCGACATCCCCTCGATCTTCGGGGAGCGCTCCTTCGGCCTCACGCAGATGAAGGCCCGCCTGCCCAAGTCGGTCTACAAGCGCGTCGTGGCGACCGTCGAAAAGGGCGAGCCGCTCGACGCGACCGTCGCTGACGCCATCGCGCTCGCCATGAAGGAGTGGGCCGTCGAGCACGGCGCGACGCACTACACGCACTGGTTCCAGCCGCTCACCGGCCGCACCGCCGAGAAGCACGACTCGTTCGTGACGCCCAACCAGGGCGGCGGCGCGATCGCCGAGTTCTCGGGCAAGGAGCTCTTCCAGGGCGAGCCGGACGCCTCCAGCTTCCCGTCGGGCGGCCTCCGCGCCACCTTCGAGGCGCGCGGCTACACGGCCTACGACCCGACCAGCTTCGCCTTCATCGTGGAGCACAACGGCGTCGGCACGCTCTGCATCCCGACAGCCTTCACGTCCTGGACGGGCGAGGCGCTCGACCACAAGATCCCGCTCCTCCGCTCGATGGAGGCGCTCAACAAGCAGGCGACCCGCGCGCTCGGCATCCTCGGCGACAAGGTCGGCCGCGTCTACTCGACCTGCGGCTCGGAGCAGGAGTACTTCCTCATCGCCGAGGGCTTCTACGAGCAGCGCCCCGACCTGATGACAGCTGGCCGCACGCTCGTCGGCGCGAAGCCGCCGCGCGGCCAAGAACTCGACGACCACTACTTCGGCTCGATTCCGGAGCGCGTGATGACGTTCATGAACGCCGTCGAGGAGCAGCTCTACCGGCTCGGCGTCCCGGTCAAGACGCGCCACAACGAGGTCGCGCCCGGCCAGTACGAGATCGCCCCGATCTTCGAGGACACCAACGTGGCCGCGGATCACCAGCAGGTCATGATGATGACGCTGCAGCGCACCGCCAAGCGCATGGGCATGGCGTGCCTGCTCCACGAGAAGCCCTTCGCCGGGATCAACGGCTCCGGCAAGCACTGCAACTTCTCGATGGCGACCGACACCGGCCTCAACCTCCTGGAGCCAGGCGACACGCCGCACGACAACATCGTCTTCCTCTTCTTCTGCACCGCCGTCATCCAGGCCGTGCACAAGCATCAGGATCTCCTCCGCATCTCGATCGCGACGGCGGCCAACGACCATCGCCTCGGTGCCAACGAAGCGCCCCCCGCGATCATCTCGATCTTCCTCGGCGACCAGCTCACCGATGTCTACGAGCAGATCGCGGAGAGCGGGAAGGCCACCGAGAGCAAGCAGTCGGGCTTCCTCGGCCTCGGCACGCCCGTCCTGCCGGAGCTGCCGCGCCACGCGGGCGACCGCAACCGCACCTCGCCGTTTGCCTTCACCGGCAACAAGTTCGAGTTCCGCGCCGTCGGGTCGAGCCAGTCGATCAGCTTCCCGCTGACGGTCCTCAACACCATCGTAGCGGAAGCCATCGAGGACCTCGCGACGAAGCTCAAGGACACGCTCGGCAAGAAGAAGAGCAAGAAGGCCCTCGAAGCCGCGCTCCAGGCCGTCATCGCCGAGTCCATCGCCGAGCACATGCCGGTCATCTTCAACGGCGATGGCTACTCTGACGCGTGGCACAAGGAGGCCGAGGAGGAGCGCGGCCTGCTCAACCTCCGCACCACGCCGGACGCCCTCGACCAGATGATGGCCGAGAAGAACGTCGCCGTGTTCTCGACCTACGATGTGCTCTCCGAGGCCGAACTTGCCTCGCGCCACGAGGTGTTCTCGGAGCAGTACGCCATCACGCTCAACATCGAGGCGGCGACCACGCTCAACATCGCCAAGACGATGGTGCTCCCGGCAGCGATCAGCTACCTCAAGGACCTCGTCGAGACGATGGACGAGGCGGGCGACGGCCTCAAGCTCGACGGCATGGCGGCCATCGCGAAGGACGTCAACACTGCCATCAACACGCTCCAGAAGGCGTCGACGGCATTGAAGCGGGCTATCGCAGGTGCGCACAAGGCCAAGGACGAGTCGCGCTACATGGTCACGAAGGTGGTCCCAGCGATGGCGAAGGTCCGCGCGGCCTGCGACGAGTTGGAGGGCGAGGTGCCCTATGACCTCTGGCCCCTGCCCACCTATCGCGAGATGCTGTTCGTCAAGTAG
- a CDS encoding Lrp/AsnC family transcriptional regulator: MSVEKIDEIDAQILALLQASGRIKRNQIAEHVGLSVPSVSERMRKLEERGVISGYHAVLTPKRLHLDITAFIRVSVDGSKHYEAFIERVSEMSEVLELHSITGEGSHMIKARTRNTSTLEKLLARLQRIPGVRGTQTSIVLTSLKETSQLHVEPMILYQNGE, from the coding sequence ATGTCCGTAGAAAAAATCGACGAGATCGACGCCCAAATCCTGGCGCTGCTCCAGGCGAGCGGCCGCATCAAGCGCAACCAGATCGCCGAGCACGTCGGGCTGTCGGTGCCGTCCGTCTCGGAGCGCATGCGCAAGCTCGAAGAGCGGGGCGTGATCTCCGGCTACCACGCCGTCCTCACGCCTAAGCGGCTCCACCTCGACATCACCGCCTTCATCCGTGTCTCCGTGGATGGCTCGAAGCACTACGAGGCCTTCATCGAACGCGTGAGCGAGATGTCTGAGGTCCTCGAACTGCACTCGATCACCGGCGAGGGGTCGCACATGATCAAGGCGCGCACCCGCAACACGTCCACGCTGGAGAAGCTGCTCGCACGCCTCCAGCGCATCCCCGGCGTGCGCGGCACCCAGACCTCCATCGTCCTCACGTCGCTCAAGGAGACCAGCCAGCTCCACGTCGAGCCGATGATCCTCTACCAAAACGGCGAATGA
- a CDS encoding sugar transferase, producing the protein MLPRRPDHLAKAFRAPRDGKAVEHLAFREALPEASAPNSSWLRRKVKRALDIALAGTALLILSPILLAVAAAIRLESPGPVLYASKRVGSRYRVFKVYKFRSMYQDADQRLKDLMHLNQYTAQEEGDQVVPRSLDTCAECERLGTPCSSQMIDKDGMPVCEKLLLARKKQQASNVFVKLQNDPRVTRVGRFIRNTSIDELPQLLNVVKGDMSLVGNRPLPLYEAEQLTADPSVLRFDAPAGLTGLWQVTKRGKSDMSPEERIALDNSYAEDHTLGGDFKIMFQTIPAMLQKEDV; encoded by the coding sequence GTGCTCCCTCGTCGCCCTGACCATCTCGCGAAGGCCTTCCGGGCTCCCCGGGACGGCAAGGCCGTGGAGCACCTCGCCTTCCGCGAGGCGCTGCCCGAGGCGTCGGCGCCCAACTCGTCCTGGCTTCGCCGCAAGGTCAAGCGCGCGCTCGACATCGCCCTGGCTGGCACCGCCTTGCTCATCCTGAGCCCGATCCTCCTCGCCGTCGCGGCAGCCATCCGTCTCGAGTCTCCGGGGCCTGTGCTCTACGCCTCGAAGCGCGTCGGCAGCCGCTATCGCGTGTTCAAGGTCTACAAGTTCCGCTCGATGTATCAGGACGCCGACCAGCGGCTCAAGGACCTGATGCACCTCAACCAATACACCGCGCAGGAGGAGGGAGATCAGGTGGTTCCTAGATCGCTGGACACCTGCGCCGAGTGCGAGCGTCTCGGCACGCCGTGCTCGTCGCAGATGATCGACAAGGACGGTATGCCTGTCTGCGAGAAGCTCCTGCTCGCGCGCAAGAAGCAGCAGGCGAGCAACGTCTTCGTGAAGCTTCAGAACGATCCCCGCGTGACGCGCGTCGGTCGCTTCATTCGCAACACCTCCATCGACGAGCTGCCGCAATTGCTCAACGTGGTCAAGGGCGACATGAGCCTGGTCGGCAACCGACCGCTGCCGCTCTACGAGGCCGAGCAACTCACCGCCGACCCGAGCGTGCTCCGCTTCGACGCGCCCGCCGGGCTGACCGGCCTGTGGCAGGTCACCAAGCGCGGCAAGTCCGACATGTCGCCAGAGGAACGGATCGCCCTCGACAACAGCTACGCCGAGGATCATACCCTCGGCGGCGACTTCAAGATCATGTTCCAGACTATCCCCGCCATGCTTCAGAAAGAGGACGTGTAA
- a CDS encoding TolC family protein — MPLRRAVLLLGTAPVLCAIATAQPLPAPPLPAALTTNSGPMLAADLAPLPPLDVVLLAARDHSPRLRMEAAAVTQASANLRGASALWLQGITVGASTNYGSTGNATLDEVTLGTQTTIGIRLSLYDLFGRRHDVRAQEARITQAREQEQMVQIEEDRFVTQLYHEVVLAERLVGVRSEALQAARSHYAVAERAFSQGHLSVADLAQVTQTKASAEATYESASAEYRNAYAQLELVVGTSLRALTEEPVVLRSGSTPPHEHGGGQAITEDDGR, encoded by the coding sequence ATGCCCCTCCGGCGCGCGGTGCTGCTCCTCGGCACCGCGCCCGTGCTGTGCGCGATTGCCACCGCCCAGCCGCTCCCGGCGCCGCCCCTGCCCGCTGCGCTGACTACCAATTCCGGGCCGATGCTCGCCGCAGACCTAGCCCCTTTGCCTCCCTTGGACGTGGTGCTCCTGGCAGCACGGGACCACTCGCCGCGCCTGCGCATGGAGGCCGCTGCGGTCACCCAGGCTAGCGCCAACCTGCGGGGCGCGAGCGCGCTCTGGCTCCAAGGCATCACCGTCGGCGCCTCGACCAACTATGGCTCCACCGGCAACGCGACGCTTGACGAGGTCACACTGGGCACCCAGACCACCATCGGGATCCGGCTTTCGCTCTACGACCTCTTCGGGCGGCGCCACGACGTGCGAGCCCAGGAAGCCCGCATCACGCAAGCGCGCGAGCAAGAGCAGATGGTCCAGATCGAGGAAGACCGGTTTGTGACGCAGCTGTACCACGAAGTCGTGCTGGCCGAGCGGCTGGTCGGCGTCCGCAGCGAGGCGCTGCAGGCTGCACGCAGCCACTATGCCGTCGCCGAGCGCGCCTTCTCGCAGGGGCACCTCTCCGTTGCTGATCTCGCGCAGGTCACGCAGACCAAGGCCTCCGCCGAGGCCACCTATGAGTCCGCGAGCGCCGAGTACCGCAACGCCTACGCGCAGCTCGAGCTCGTCGTCGGGACCTCGCTGCGCGCCCTCACCGAAGAGCCGGTCGTGCTGCGGAGCGGGAGCACGCCCCCCCACGAGCACGGCGGCGGGCAGGCCATCACCGAAGACGACGGCCGATGA
- a CDS encoding glycosyltransferase, with product MFDSFSSSAPEAARLARAPGALAPPKHTGDILDADLVCVALPTWDGDYMKSTVHLVRALAARHLAPGRQALYVDYPFTVKDVVQTLRGRQRAPLQRMAGPLMPGGEDRLRRIEIGDGRAVHVLTPPVTAPVNGLAPGIAYDALLGLNGRVVGAAIRRAMQRLGMSAPVVVNAFNPFLGVPLAGRLGERLLAYYCYDEISAASWNRRHGTRLEARFLTQADVVVVSSEALLASKREHHDRVRLVKNGVDFDLFHEAYDADPTAEADPTARAERPCVGYLGSLDDRLDYDLLHAVIQASPDWRFLFVGRLVDERAHALDSHANVDLAGAQQPAALPGFLRQMDVGTIPFARTAFTANIYPLKINEYLAGGRPVVMTPFADLREFAGLATVAETAEAFRTGLAEALVPAALEVVAARMEAARGNAWPGRAAAFASVLQRALPPA from the coding sequence ATGTTCGACTCGTTTTCCTCCTCGGCGCCGGAAGCCGCGCGGCTAGCTCGCGCCCCCGGGGCGCTCGCGCCTCCGAAGCACACCGGGGACATCCTCGACGCCGACCTCGTGTGCGTCGCGCTGCCAACGTGGGACGGCGACTATATGAAGTCGACCGTGCACCTCGTGCGAGCGCTGGCCGCGCGCCACCTCGCACCGGGGCGGCAGGCGCTCTACGTCGACTATCCGTTCACGGTCAAGGATGTCGTCCAGACGCTCCGGGGCCGCCAACGAGCCCCGCTGCAGCGGATGGCTGGGCCGCTCATGCCGGGCGGCGAGGACCGCCTGCGCCGCATCGAGATCGGCGACGGGAGGGCGGTGCACGTCCTCACGCCTCCCGTGACGGCGCCCGTGAACGGGCTGGCGCCAGGCATCGCGTACGACGCGCTGCTCGGCCTCAACGGGCGCGTCGTCGGGGCCGCGATCCGGCGGGCGATGCAGCGGCTCGGGATGAGCGCGCCGGTGGTGGTCAACGCGTTCAACCCGTTCCTGGGTGTTCCGCTTGCAGGGCGCCTCGGCGAGCGGCTGCTAGCCTACTACTGCTACGACGAGATCAGCGCCGCCTCGTGGAACCGCCGCCATGGCACCCGCCTCGAAGCGCGGTTTCTCACGCAGGCCGACGTGGTCGTCGTGTCGAGCGAGGCGCTTCTGGCCAGCAAGCGCGAACACCACGACCGCGTGCGCCTCGTCAAGAATGGCGTCGACTTCGATCTCTTCCACGAGGCCTACGACGCCGATCCCACTGCCGAGGCCGACCCCACTGCGCGAGCCGAGCGCCCGTGCGTGGGCTATCTCGGCAGCCTCGACGACCGGCTCGACTACGACCTGCTCCACGCCGTCATCCAGGCGTCGCCGGACTGGCGGTTTCTCTTCGTCGGGCGCCTCGTCGACGAGCGGGCGCACGCGCTGGACTCGCACGCGAACGTCGACCTCGCGGGGGCGCAGCAGCCCGCTGCGCTACCGGGCTTTCTCCGGCAGATGGACGTGGGCACGATCCCCTTCGCACGCACGGCCTTCACGGCGAACATCTACCCGCTCAAGATCAACGAGTACTTGGCGGGCGGGCGGCCTGTCGTCATGACGCCGTTTGCCGACCTGCGCGAGTTCGCCGGGCTGGCCACGGTGGCCGAGACGGCGGAGGCCTTTCGGACGGGGCTCGCCGAGGCGCTTGTGCCCGCGGCCCTGGAAGTCGTCGCCGCGCGCATGGAGGCAGCCCGAGGCAATGCATGGCCGGGCCGGGCCGCGGCGTTCGCGTCGGTGCTTCAGCGGGCTCTCCCCCCTGCCTAG
- a CDS encoding lipopolysaccharide biosynthesis protein, with amino-acid sequence MPSFASIVALAQRPQVLAIVTQLTGAGFAFASFVLLARTLAPTDFGAWVLFLTAVTFLDMVRHGLVQSALVQRSAGSTPAQERTLMGGAWVLGLVTTSVLALGVFAIGRLLPSAGAFWLFFDWYPLLAVAALPHLVATWNGLAREHFGRLLVLKVILAGGFAVFVVANFLAPHLHWAQAGLSGIARAYVGIHLAASTLMLALGWTRLRTLRLATHRAVRTLYRFGRYSVGTALGSNLLRSADQFILGLWLGPAAVAFYGVPQKLIEIVEIPLRGLAQTAMPSLSRKARRGDTETFARYLHAWVGGLSLALVPLLVVVFVWAEACCVALAGEAYRDAAPLLRLFVVYMALLPLDRYLGLALDALGRPALNMIKVAVMVTVNIGGDIVALAVLGSVEAVAGVTIAMTLVGATLGVGFAKRFVPFSVRATIKAGPPALLFLLRGRAAADDLDDEADIPAENPEPTPLDDEATRPSAKPSVLSDGRAPLSHIHPAPPSPPLQEGSLS; translated from the coding sequence ATGCCGTCCTTCGCCTCCATCGTAGCGCTGGCTCAACGGCCGCAGGTGCTCGCCATCGTGACACAGCTCACGGGGGCCGGCTTTGCGTTCGCGAGCTTCGTGCTGCTGGCGCGGACGCTCGCCCCGACCGACTTCGGCGCGTGGGTGCTCTTCCTGACGGCCGTGACCTTCCTCGACATGGTGCGGCACGGGCTGGTGCAGTCCGCGCTCGTGCAGCGCTCGGCGGGCTCCACGCCTGCGCAGGAGCGCACGCTCATGGGCGGCGCGTGGGTGCTCGGGCTGGTGACAACGTCGGTGCTTGCGCTCGGCGTCTTCGCGATCGGGCGGCTGCTCCCCAGCGCGGGGGCGTTCTGGCTCTTCTTCGACTGGTACCCGCTTCTCGCCGTGGCGGCCCTTCCCCACCTCGTGGCGACGTGGAACGGATTGGCGCGTGAGCACTTTGGGCGGCTGCTCGTGCTCAAGGTGATCCTCGCCGGAGGCTTCGCCGTGTTCGTGGTGGCCAACTTCCTGGCGCCCCACCTGCACTGGGCACAGGCCGGCCTCAGCGGCATTGCCCGGGCCTACGTCGGCATCCACCTCGCCGCCAGCACGCTCATGCTGGCGCTCGGCTGGACCCGCCTCCGCACGCTGCGCCTTGCCACACACCGTGCCGTACGGACGCTCTATCGCTTCGGCCGCTACAGCGTCGGGACGGCGCTTGGGAGCAATCTCCTCCGCAGCGCCGACCAGTTCATCCTCGGGCTCTGGCTCGGCCCGGCCGCCGTCGCGTTCTACGGCGTCCCGCAGAAGCTGATCGAGATCGTCGAGATCCCCCTGCGAGGGCTCGCGCAGACGGCGATGCCGTCGCTCTCCCGCAAGGCGCGACGCGGCGACACCGAGACGTTCGCGCGCTATCTCCACGCGTGGGTCGGTGGGCTCTCGCTCGCGCTGGTGCCGCTGCTCGTGGTGGTGTTTGTGTGGGCCGAGGCCTGCTGCGTGGCGCTCGCCGGCGAAGCCTACCGCGACGCCGCCCCGCTGCTGCGGCTCTTCGTCGTCTATATGGCGCTGCTGCCGCTCGACCGCTACCTCGGGCTCGCGCTCGACGCGCTCGGTCGCCCGGCGCTCAACATGATCAAGGTGGCCGTGATGGTGACCGTCAACATCGGCGGCGACATCGTGGCGCTCGCCGTGCTGGGCTCGGTGGAGGCCGTCGCGGGCGTGACGATTGCGATGACCCTCGTGGGCGCCACGCTCGGTGTCGGCTTTGCGAAGCGGTTTGTGCCCTTCAGCGTCCGCGCGACGATCAAGGCTGGCCCGCCCGCGCTGCTCTTCCTCCTGCGCGGCCGGGCTGCCGCCGATGACCTCGACGACGAGGCAGACATCCCGGCGGAGAACCCTGAGCCTACGCCGCTGGACGACGAGGCCACACGTCCTTCGGCCAAGCCGTCGGTTCTGAGCGATGGGCGTGCCCCACTGAGCCACATCCATCCCGCCCCCCCAAGCCCTCCTCTCCAGGAGGGGAGCTTGTCCTAG
- a CDS encoding O-antigen ligase domain-containing protein, with protein MPALLPAPPPSRPRLLAGLDAALQTAWLGPLLTVLVTFGGSLLTGLLVIKAGFVIGIVLGALPAVLIVVGIVYAVPISGLYAAVAVSFFGPGLSRYVPAPTGLMLDGFLVLTLAVIAVRWREGRYDADRLKNVFVFMAVAWLGLTGLQIANPLSPGPVAWFYAGRGTTFYVIQTALVALLLIQRQSQLQRLIWIWLGLSFVGTLWGAKQLFLGLDAAEQAWLSVPGNLSTHVLFGKLRVFSFYSDAGQFGAAQGCVGIVGLILAVGPYPLKRRLLYGVLGLAGVYGLLISGTRGAMAVPAAGALTYLVLSRNIKMMVAGSLAIIALYSVLMFTSIGSGIYAVQRFRAGLKEGGENNSLKVRHENQMRLKGWLAGHPLGGGVGSAGSWGQRFAPGTFLANLALDSWYVRIMAEYGVFGMRLYILGLLIVLAVAARRMLAVKDRALQHTLLALLAGACGIAAASYGNQVLGQMPTSPFIYVSVAACYLAPYFDQEIEDSAEANQAA; from the coding sequence ATGCCTGCGCTTCTTCCTGCACCACCGCCTTCGCGCCCGCGCCTGCTCGCGGGGCTCGACGCGGCCTTGCAGACGGCCTGGCTTGGGCCGCTGCTGACGGTGCTCGTCACGTTCGGCGGGTCGCTGCTGACCGGATTGCTCGTCATCAAGGCGGGATTCGTGATCGGGATCGTGCTCGGCGCACTGCCGGCGGTGCTGATCGTGGTGGGCATCGTCTACGCGGTGCCGATCTCGGGGCTCTACGCGGCGGTGGCCGTGAGCTTCTTCGGGCCTGGGCTCTCGCGCTACGTCCCCGCGCCAACCGGGCTGATGCTCGACGGCTTCCTCGTGCTCACGCTCGCCGTGATCGCGGTACGTTGGCGCGAAGGGCGCTACGACGCCGATCGGCTCAAAAACGTGTTCGTGTTCATGGCGGTGGCGTGGCTCGGGCTTACGGGGCTGCAGATCGCCAACCCGCTCTCGCCGGGGCCGGTGGCGTGGTTCTACGCCGGGCGCGGGACCACCTTCTACGTCATCCAGACGGCCCTCGTCGCGCTGCTGCTCATCCAGCGGCAGTCGCAGCTGCAGCGGCTCATCTGGATCTGGCTGGGGCTCTCGTTCGTGGGCACGCTCTGGGGCGCGAAGCAGCTCTTCCTCGGCCTCGATGCTGCCGAGCAGGCGTGGCTCAGCGTGCCGGGCAACCTCTCCACGCACGTCCTCTTTGGCAAGCTGCGTGTGTTCTCGTTCTACTCCGACGCGGGGCAGTTCGGCGCAGCGCAGGGCTGCGTCGGCATCGTCGGGCTGATCCTCGCAGTGGGGCCGTATCCGCTGAAGAGGCGCCTCCTCTACGGCGTGCTCGGGCTCGCGGGCGTCTACGGCTTGCTCATTTCTGGCACGCGCGGCGCAATGGCCGTCCCGGCGGCCGGGGCGCTGACCTACCTCGTGCTCAGCCGCAACATCAAGATGATGGTGGCGGGCTCGCTAGCGATCATCGCACTCTACAGCGTGCTCATGTTCACGTCGATCGGGAGCGGCATCTATGCCGTGCAGCGCTTCCGGGCAGGGCTGAAGGAGGGCGGCGAGAACAACTCGCTGAAGGTGCGCCACGAAAACCAAATGCGGCTGAAGGGATGGCTCGCCGGCCACCCGCTCGGCGGCGGCGTTGGCTCGGCAGGGTCGTGGGGCCAGCGCTTCGCGCCGGGCACGTTCCTCGCAAATCTCGCGCTCGACTCGTGGTACGTCCGCATCATGGCCGAGTACGGCGTCTTCGGGATGCGGCTCTACATCCTGGGGCTGCTGATCGTGCTCGCGGTCGCGGCGCGGCGCATGCTCGCCGTGAAGGACCGCGCACTCCAGCACACGCTGCTGGCGCTCCTCGCAGGCGCGTGCGGCATCGCGGCGGCGAGCTACGGCAACCAGGTCCTCGGCCAGATGCCGACCTCACCGTTCATCTACGTGAGCGTGGCGGCGTGCTACCTCGCGCCGTACTTCGACCAAGAGATCGAGGACAGCGCCGAGGCCAACCAGGCGGCTTAG